From Mytilus galloprovincialis chromosome 9, xbMytGall1.hap1.1, whole genome shotgun sequence, the proteins below share one genomic window:
- the LOC143044544 gene encoding uncharacterized protein LOC143044544 produces MLNWYYARQVCHQSGKYIQLLNNKCDNYEDFKADKLWHNTFIKERIIWNTSIVTDMNRNKGYSCIGMKLIEDSYYILTAQNCNNKYYSLCQKDVSDNFSRNTEQTTGDSKGTNNVSINTKPTTKDSKVSMYVGIAVALTILPIAVIVLAVCIRRHRIKVVVTEPAAISNSDHEYENVQENVNTDYHTLNLELVGETNDYSTLQPNVPDYIEIR; encoded by the exons ATGTTGAATTGGTATTATGCGAGACAAGTGTGTCATCAATCTGGAAAGTATATTCAACTTTTGAACAACAAGTGTGATAATTACGAAGATTTTAAAGCAGATAAACTGTGGCACAATACGTTTATCAAAGAGAGAATTATTTGGAATACAA GTATAGTAACTGACATGAATAGGAACAAGGGATACAGCTGTATAGGAATGAAGCTCATTGAAGATTCCTATTACATTCTCACAGCTCAAAATTGTAACAATAAATACTATTCTCTTTGTCAAAAAGATGTCTCGG ATAATTTCTCAAGAAACACGGAGCAGACAACAGGAGATTCAAAAG GTACAAATAATGTCTCAATAAACACGAAGCCGACAACAAAGGATTCAAAAG TTAGTATGTATGTTGGAATAGCAGTGGCACTGACGATATTGCCGATAGCAGTGATAGTTCTAGCTGTGTGTATCAGAAG ACACAGAATTAAAGTTGTAGTCACGGAACCTGCAGCTATTAGCAACTCTGATCATGAATATGAAAATGTGCAAGAAAATGTCAATACAGACTATCATACGTTAAATCTGGAACTTGTTGGAGAGACAAATGATTATTCTACCCTTCAACCAAATGTTCCAGATTATATTGAAATTCGTTGA